Proteins found in one Candidatus Polarisedimenticolia bacterium genomic segment:
- a CDS encoding bifunctional enoyl-CoA hydratase/phosphate acetyltransferase yields MSHATGTGKYEVLLARCRSLEPVPTAVAHPCEASALSGAVEAAHLGLIVPILVGPAARIGATAQAAGADISKLRIVDTPHSHASAEAAVRLVREGEAELLMKGSLHTDELMGAVVSREAGLRTERRISHVFVMDVPTYHKVLLVTDGAINIAPNLEDKVDICQNAIDLARALGREQPKVAILAAVETVTSKMPATIDAAALCKMAERGQITGGLLDGPLAFDNAISKEAAKTKGIRSEVAGDPDILLAPDLESGNILAKQLTFLANADSAGLVLGAKVPIILTSRADSVRSRIASCGVAMLAAHARRQAAAEK; encoded by the coding sequence CGTGCCCACCGCCGTGGCCCATCCCTGCGAGGCGTCGGCCCTCTCCGGCGCCGTCGAGGCGGCCCATCTCGGGCTTATCGTGCCGATCCTGGTGGGCCCGGCTGCCAGGATCGGCGCGACCGCACAAGCCGCCGGCGCCGACATCTCCAAGCTGCGCATCGTCGATACGCCCCACAGCCACGCTTCCGCCGAAGCCGCCGTGCGGCTGGTCCGCGAGGGTGAGGCGGAGCTCCTGATGAAGGGGAGCCTGCACACCGACGAGCTGATGGGCGCGGTGGTGTCGCGCGAGGCGGGGCTGCGCACCGAGCGGCGCATCAGCCACGTCTTCGTGATGGACGTGCCCACCTACCACAAGGTCCTGCTGGTCACCGACGGAGCCATCAACATCGCCCCCAACCTGGAGGACAAGGTCGACATCTGCCAGAACGCCATCGACCTGGCGCGCGCGCTGGGGCGCGAGCAGCCCAAGGTGGCGATCCTGGCGGCGGTCGAGACGGTCACCTCGAAGATGCCGGCCACCATCGACGCGGCGGCGCTGTGCAAGATGGCGGAGCGCGGCCAGATCACCGGCGGGCTCCTGGACGGGCCGCTGGCGTTCGACAACGCCATCAGCAAGGAGGCGGCGAAGACCAAGGGGATCCGCTCCGAGGTGGCGGGGGATCCCGACATCCTGCTGGCCCCCGATCTCGAATCCGGCAACATCCTGGCCAAGCAGCTCACTTTCCTGGCGAACGCCGACAGCGCCGGGCTGGTCCTCGGCGCCAAGGTGCCGATCATCCTGACGAGCCGCGCTGATTCGGTGCGCTCGCGCATCGCCAGCTGCGGCGTGGCGATGCTGGCGGCGCATGCGCGCCGGCAGGCCGCCGCGGAGAAATGA